A portion of the Ascochyta rabiei chromosome 13, complete sequence genome contains these proteins:
- a CDS encoding Alpha-glucosidase yields the protein MPVLTTTLLQSFFLLWVSFVRWGTAVPLRRADDCPGYKASNVVRSDNSVTADLTLAGTACNIYSPDLTDLKFLAEWQTDSRLHVMIYDKDQQVYQVPGFVVPRPSGSTNSDVSLLDVSVEEEPFSFTVTRKSNSEVLFSTKGSNIVFETQYLRLRTSLPDNPSLYGLGEHTDSLRLPTSNYVRTLWARDAGAVPLNTNLYGTHPVYFEHRAESGLSHGVLLLNSNGMDVKINDDDGQYLEYNTIGGVIDLYFLAGPMPFDVAREYSEITNKAAMMPYWGLGFHQCRFGYKSIGEVAAVVANYSAAGIPLETMWTDIDYMDHYKVFTLGQNFPLAEVRDLVSDLHSKHQHYIVMVDPAVAAQDYDAYNRGVEADAFIKTSANVPWKGSVWPGTAVFPDWFHQNTQGYWDNEFTTFFNKDLGVDIDALWIDMNEPSSFCDFPCDQKDGASTKRSLPRRQSGGDKKGLPNRDLLSPSYEIKNAAGSLSNKTAQTDLIHQGGWTEYDTHNLYGTMMSKASRNSMLKRRPDKRPLVITRSTFVGAGSYVGHWLGDNVSAWDQYLTSIRHLLQFVAFFQVPMAGADVCGFLNDTTEHLCARWTVLGAFYPFYRNHNVDGAMSQEAYRWESVTAAAKKAIDIRYKLLDYIYTAMHKQTVDGTPMLAPLWMHYPKDANTYAIETQFFYGPSLMVNPVTQESASSVSFYVPAGVWYDLFTRKAVQGAGSTITYSDVPDTDIPVLVHGGSIVPMRTESANTTRALRDKPFELLIAPKSDGSASGSLYLDDGESLEQSGTSGITFTFSGSTLTAEGTFGFSTVLRIKSITVMGSGDAQSYELNKGFDAGWSVDIGGLKKV from the exons ATGCCCGtcttaacaacaacattgtTGCAAAGTTTTTTCCTACTGTGGGTCAGCTTTGTCCGTTGGGGCACTGCTGTGCCTCTCAGAAGAGCTGACGACTGTCCCGGGTACAAAGCCAGCAATGTCGTGCGCTCAGACAATAGCGTCACAGCCGATCTGACATTGGCTGGAACGGCATGCAACATCTACAGTCCAGACTTGACGGACCTCAAATTTCTGGCAGAATGGCAGACCG ACTCTCGCCTCCATGTCATGATTTACGATAAAGACCAGCAGGTATACCAAGTGCCAGGCTTCGTTGTGCCGCGTCCCTCCGGCTCGACCAACTCGGATGTCTCATTGCTCGACGTTTCTGTGGAGGAAGAACCATTCTCGTTTACTGTAACACGCAAAAGCAATAGCGAAGTCCTCTTCAGCACGAAGGGTTCTAACATTGTTTTCGAGACGCAGTACCTGCGGCTCAGAACTTCTCTGCCAGACAACCCGTCACTATACGGTCTGGGCGAGCACACTGATTCACTGCGACTGCCAACCTCAAACTATGTCAGAACCCTGTGGGCACGTGATGCTGGAGCTGTACCTCTAAACACGAATCTTTACGGAACTCACCCAGTTTACTTCGAGCATCGGGCAGAATCTGGGTTGTCGCATGGTGTGCTGTTGCTCAACAGTAACGGTATGGATGTTAAGATTAACGACGACGATGGCCAATATCTGGAGTACAATACGATCGGTGGAGTCATTGATCTATATTTCTTAGCCGGACCGATGCCATTCGATGTTGCTCGCGAGTACAGCGAAATCACCAACAAAGCAGCGATGATGCC ATACTGGGGACTAGGTTTCCATCAATGCCGATTCGGATACAAGAGCATTGGTGAGGTTGCAGCGGTAGTTGCGAACTACAGCGCAGCTGGCATCCCTCTCGAGACAATGTGGACAG ATATCGATTACATGGATCATTACAAGGTGTTCACATTGGGTCAAAACTTTCCACTCGCAGAGGTCCGTGATCTTGTCAGTGATCTACACAGCAAGCATCAACATTACATTGTTATGGTCGATCCAG CTGTTGCTGCTCAGGACTACGATGCTTACAACCGAGGCGTAGAAGCGGATGCTTTCATCAAAACCAGTGCCAATGTGCCCTGGAAAGGCAGCGTCTGGCCCGGCACAGCTGTCTTTCCGGATTGGTTCCACCAGAACACGCAGGGCTACTGGGACAATGAGTTTACCACCTTCTTCAACAAAGACCTTGGAGTTGATATTGACGCACTTTGGATCGACATGAACGAGCCTTCCAGTTTCTGTGATTTTCCATGCGATCAGAAGGACGGCGCCTCAACAAAACGCAGCCTTCCACGTCGACAATCCGGTGGGGACAAGAAGGGGCTTCCAAATCGAGATCTCCTTTCCCCTTCCTATGAGATCAAGAATGCAGCAGGCAGTCTTAGTAACAAGACCGCTCAGACCGACCTGATCCATCAGGGAGGCTGGACTGAATACGATACACATAATTTATACGGAACCATGATGAGTAAGGCTAGTCGCAACAGCATGCTCAAGAGACGACCCGACAAGCGTCCTTTGGTAATCACTCGCAGTACCTTTGTTGGTGCCGGTAGCTACGTCGGGCATTGGTTGGGTGACAACGTTTCCGCATGGGATCAGTACCTGACTTCTATCCGTCATCTACTTCAATTTGTCGCATTCTTTCAAGTCCCTATG GCTGGTGCTGATGTGTGTGGGTTCTTGAACGACACTACTGAGCACCTCTGTGCGCGGTGGACCGTTTTGGGAGCTTTCTATCCATTCTATAGGAACCACAACGTAGATGGCGCAATGTCTCAGGAAGCCTATCGATGGGAATCTGTGACCGCCGCTGCAAAGAAGGCGATCGACATTCGTTACAAGCTTCTGGACTACATCTACACAGCTATGCACAAGCAGACGGTGGACGGAACCCCAATGCTTGCACCTCTCTG GATGCACTATCCTAAAGATGCCAACACGTATGCAATCGAGACGCAGTTCTTCTATGGCCCTTCTCTCATGGTCAATCCAGTGACGCAAGAATCTGCATCATCCGTCTCATTCTACGTACCTGCCGGTGTATGGTATGATCTTTTCACACGCAAGGCTGTGCAGGGGGCTGGAAGTACGATCACATACTCCGATGTTCCCGATACAGACATCCCTGTCCTGGTTCATGGTGGATCTATCGTGCCTATGCGCACCGAAAGCGCAAACACGACCAGAGCGCTTCGTGACAAGCCCTTCGAGCTTCTCATTGCACCCAAGAGCGACGGGAGTGCAAGCGGATCCCTGTATCTTGACGACGGCGAGAGCCTCGAGCAGTCTGGGACCAGTGGAATCACGTTTACGTTCAGTGGGTCAACCCTCACTGCCGAGGGAACATTTGGGTTTTCAACCGTCCTACGGATCAAGAGCATCACTGTGATGGGTAGTGGTGACGCGCAGTCGTACGAGTTGAACAAAGGCTTCGATGCTGGCTGGAGTGTAGATATCGGAGGGTTGAAGAAGGTATGA
- a CDS encoding Glutathione peroxidase, with translation MASATSFFDFTPKDKRGTEYPLSKLNGKVVLVVNTASKCGFTPQFAGLEKLYKDLKGQYGDKFEIIGFPCNQFGGQDPGSNDEIQEFCQLNYGVSFPVLGKIDVNGDKADPAFEWLKNEKPGLMGLKRVKWNFEKFLVGKDGKVKGRWASTKKPEDLKADIVKELEGK, from the exons ATGGCGTCCGCAACCAGCTTTTTCGACTTCACGCCTAAAGACA AGCGCGGCACCGAGTACCCGCTCTCGAAGCTGAACGGCAAGGTCGTGCTCGTCGTCAACACGGCCTCCAAGTGCGGCTTCACACCGCAGTTCGCGGGGCTGGAGAAGCTCTACAAGGACCTCAAGGGCCAGTACGGCGACAAGTTCGAAATCATCGGCTTCCCCTGCAACCAGTTCGGCGGCCAGGACCCCGGCAGCAACGACGAGATCCAGGAGTTCTGCCAGCTCAACTACGGCGTCAGCTTCCCCGTGCTGGGCAAAATCGAT GTCAACGGCGACAAGGCGGACCCGGCGTTCGAGTGGCTCAAGAACGAGAAGCCCGGCCTCATGGGCTTGAAGCGCGTCAAGTGGAACTTTGAGAAGTTCCTTGTTGGCAAGGATGGTAAGGTCAAGGGTCGCTGGGCTAGCACGAAGAAGCCCGAGGACCTGAAGGCGGACATTGTCAAGGAGCTTGAGGGAAAATAA
- a CDS encoding RNA helicase: MSSTEEPTAPPPAEEESVAQAQVDGSGPPGNGSKMVETEFNVEVKLADMQADPNNPLFSAQTFEELKLSEDLLQGIRSMNFRTPSKIQEKALPLLLMDPPTNMIAQSQSGTGKTAAFSLNCLSRVDLSQLKPQALVLAPSRELARQILGVITHMGQFMEGLKTMAAIPDPSRRGLKYEAHILVGTPGTVTDMLKRRLIDHTGIKILVLDEADNMLDQQGLGEQCTRVKTMLPKDCQTVLFSATFPPNVISYANRFAPKANVLTLAHEDLTIEGIKQLYIDIDKDNDKFATLLKFYGLMTQASSIIFVRTRRTAEELERRMVTEGHKVAQLSGALEGPDRDRIIDQFRSGEAKVLITTNVLARGIDVQSVTMVINYDVPTMANGRDADPETYLHRIGRTGRFGRVGVALTFVHDQQSWQQLHDIATYFKTDLVPIDTNDWDAVEELIQKVIKSSRAGKTTKEMNDIIAGDA; encoded by the exons ATGTCATCCACCGAGGAGCCGACCGCACCGCCCCCAGCTGAGGAGGAATCGGTCGCGCAGGCTCAAGTCGACGGTAGCGGACCTCCAGGAAACGGCTCTAAGATGGTCGAGACCGAGTTCAACGTCGAGGTGAAGCTTGCAGACATGCAGGCGGACCCAAACAACCCTCTGTTCTCTGCACAGACGTTTGAGGAGCTCAAGCT TTCGGAGGACCTTCTTCAGGGCATTCGCTCTATGAACTTCCGCACGCCATCGAAGATCCAAGAGAAAGCTCTGCCCTTGCTGCTCATGGACCCCCCTACGAACATGATTGCGCAGTCACAGTCCGGAACCGGCAAGACCGCTGCTTTCTCGCTGAACTGTTTGTCGCGTGTCGACCTCTCACAGCTGAAGCCCCAGGCGCTGGTACTTGCGCCTAGCCGAGAGCTTGCACGCCAGATTCTGGGCGTCATCACACACATGGGCCAGTTCATGGAGGGTCTGAAGACAATGGCAGCCATTCCGGACCCATCCAGGAGGGGCCTGAAGTACGAGGCGCACATTCTCGTTGGCACACCAGGAACCGTCACGGACATGCTGAAGAGACGCTTGATTGACCATACAGGCATCAAAATCCTGGTGCTGGACGAGGCCGACAACATGCTGGACCAACAGGGCCTGGGCGAGCAGTGCACTCGTGTCAAGAC AATGCTCCCGAAGGACTGCCAGACTGTGCTCTTCTCCGCCACCTTCCCCCCGAACGTCATCTCATACGCCAACCGCTTCGCGCCAAAGGCCAACGTGCTGACCCTGGCACACGAGGATTTGACAATCGAGGGCATCAAGCAGCTGTACATCGACATCGACAAGGACAACGACAAGTTCGCGACGCTGTTGAAGTTCTACGGGCTGATGACACAAGCTTCCTCTATCATCTTCGTCCGGACCCGTAGGACTGCGGAGGAGCTCGAAAGACGCATGGTGACAGAGGGACACAAGGTTGCGCAGCTCAGCGGCGCTTTGGAAGGCCCCGATCGTGACAGGATTATCGACCAGTTCAGGTCCGGTGAAGCGAAGGTGCTGATTACGACGAACGTGCTCGCACGCGGGATAGATGTGCAATCCGTGACCATGGTCATCAACTAC GACGTTCCCACCATGGCTAACGGCCGTGATGCGGATCCTGAGACATACCTGCACCGTATCGGTCGTACTGGACGATTTGGACGTGTTGGTGTTGCCCTTACTTTCGTGCACGACCAGCAGAGCTGGCAGCAGCTGCACGACATTGCAACTTACTTCAAGACCGACCTGGTGCCCATCGATACGAACGACTGGGACGCCGTGGAGGAACTCATCCAGAAGGTCATCAAGAGCTCCCGAGCTGGCAAGACGACCAAGGAGATGAACGATATCATCGCTGGCGACGCCTAG